The Geotalea uraniireducens Rf4 genome window below encodes:
- a CDS encoding zinc-ribbon domain-containing protein, with product MKIQCPNCKISGQISDAKVPAEGIMMNCPKCKTPFRVKRDAASGWQSGDCMSICPGCHYSTFSDETFDICPKCGLVAREYNAKLRDKSQREERMREEERLRLEEEKAFRKYGIIEDVPKAQAEAPAVADIPPAIQFAGWTVVAVALLLLIFGCKGLYAFYAVSSMEAADPATLEEPRTTAALFLEFGLLPAFQIVFGAVALVAGSQFLKLRAWARNALEWAAWAGLVFMSGYELFNLVAWIRRSSSTPTISYYAVGILSALGMLAVWIAPLLFLIRFLRGSTVKKAVV from the coding sequence ATGAAGATACAATGCCCGAATTGTAAGATTAGCGGCCAGATCAGTGATGCTAAGGTTCCCGCGGAGGGAATCATGATGAACTGTCCGAAATGCAAGACCCCCTTCCGGGTGAAGAGGGATGCAGCATCCGGGTGGCAGAGCGGCGACTGCATGAGCATCTGCCCGGGGTGCCATTACTCTACGTTTTCCGATGAAACGTTCGATATCTGCCCGAAATGCGGGCTCGTGGCCAGGGAATACAACGCGAAACTCCGGGACAAGAGTCAGCGTGAGGAGCGGATGCGGGAGGAGGAACGGCTCCGCCTCGAAGAGGAGAAGGCGTTCCGCAAATACGGAATAATTGAAGACGTGCCCAAAGCCCAGGCCGAAGCACCGGCCGTGGCCGACATCCCACCGGCGATCCAGTTTGCCGGCTGGACAGTCGTTGCCGTTGCGCTCCTGTTGCTGATCTTTGGCTGCAAGGGGTTGTACGCCTTCTACGCCGTGAGCAGCATGGAAGCTGCCGATCCGGCAACCCTCGAAGAGCCGCGTACGACGGCGGCGCTTTTTCTCGAATTCGGCCTTTTGCCTGCGTTTCAGATTGTGTTCGGTGCGGTTGCGTTGGTCGCCGGGTCACAGTTCCTGAAACTTCGCGCCTGGGCGCGCAATGCCTTGGAATGGGCTGCCTGGGCCGGGCTGGTATTCATGAGCGGTTATGAGCTTTTCAACCTCGTGGCCTGGATCAGGCGGTCATCGAGTACTCCCACCATCTCTTATTATGCGGTCGGCATCTTGAGCGCACTCGGCATGCTGGCGGTCTGGATCGCGCCACTCCTCTTCCTTATCCGGTTTCTGCGCGGGAGCACGGTAAAAAAAGCCGTTGTGTAA
- the rsmB gene encoding 16S rRNA (cytosine(967)-C(5))-methyltransferase RsmB, with protein MSTTNPRSAAFEILLRIDKERSYADILIDRELSSGFLQGPDRGLLTELVYGVLRRQGTLDYIINRFSKQKSERLERSVLVLLRIGLYQIFYLDRVPVSAAVNETVKLAKVLAPRASGFVNAVLRSADRERDDIAYPDKEKDPVGYLSTFYSHPSWLVAGWIGQLGFAEAESLAKAMAEPPPLTIRTNTLKTSREELMERLASEGVQCEATRFSPLGVRIITAGSVARLQSFRDGLFTVQDESSQLAVMFLSPEPGEKVLDACAAPGGKATHMAQLMGNSGEIIACDVIGRKLRLIGENAARLGISCIKTVPLNTARPLNSIKDARFQRILLDAPCSGLGVIRRNPEGKWWKTAADVAELVRGQKTILENLAGYLKRGGILLYATCSTTREENEAVIDDFLSRHSDFVLEDLRVLFPAYGELITPQGCFRGWPHRQGMDGFFAARLKKI; from the coding sequence TTGTCCACCACCAATCCACGCAGCGCCGCCTTTGAAATCCTCCTGCGCATCGATAAAGAGCGCTCTTATGCCGATATCCTCATTGACCGGGAGCTGTCCTCCGGCTTTCTCCAGGGGCCGGACCGGGGGCTTCTGACCGAGCTGGTTTACGGGGTGCTGCGCCGTCAGGGGACCCTCGATTACATCATCAACCGCTTTTCCAAGCAAAAGAGCGAGCGGCTGGAGCGATCGGTGCTGGTCCTCCTCCGCATCGGGCTGTACCAGATATTTTACCTGGACCGGGTTCCCGTCTCAGCAGCAGTCAATGAAACGGTCAAGCTGGCAAAAGTACTGGCGCCGCGGGCCTCCGGTTTCGTCAACGCAGTGCTGCGCAGCGCCGACCGGGAGCGGGACGACATTGCCTACCCGGATAAAGAGAAGGACCCGGTCGGTTATCTCTCCACCTTTTATTCCCACCCATCCTGGCTTGTGGCCGGATGGATCGGGCAGCTCGGCTTTGCCGAGGCGGAGTCCCTGGCCAAGGCAATGGCCGAACCTCCGCCGCTCACCATCAGGACAAATACCCTGAAGACGAGTCGTGAGGAGCTCATGGAGCGGCTTGCGTCTGAGGGGGTGCAATGCGAAGCCACGCGCTTTTCGCCGCTCGGCGTCCGCATCATCACGGCAGGTTCGGTCGCCAGGCTGCAAAGCTTTCGCGATGGCCTGTTTACGGTCCAGGACGAGTCGTCCCAGCTTGCGGTCATGTTCCTCTCGCCGGAGCCGGGGGAAAAGGTGCTGGACGCCTGCGCCGCACCGGGGGGGAAGGCGACCCACATGGCGCAGCTCATGGGGAACAGCGGCGAAATCATCGCCTGTGACGTGATCGGCCGCAAGCTCCGCCTCATCGGGGAAAACGCCGCCCGGCTGGGCATCTCCTGCATCAAGACCGTGCCTCTGAATACGGCCAGGCCCCTGAACTCCATCAAGGACGCCCGTTTTCAAAGGATTCTTCTCGATGCCCCCTGTTCCGGGCTCGGCGTCATCAGGCGAAACCCCGAAGGGAAATGGTGGAAGACGGCTGCCGACGTGGCGGAGCTCGTCCGCGGGCAGAAAACCATCCTGGAAAACCTGGCCGGCTACCTGAAGCGTGGCGGTATTCTCCTTTACGCCACCTGCTCCACCACCAGGGAGGAAAATGAAGCGGTCATCGACGATTTTCTTTCGCGGCACAGTGATTTTGTGCTAGAAGATTTACGCGTCCTCTTTCCGGCATACGGCGAACTTATTACGCCGCAGGGGTGCTTCCGCGGCTGGCCGCACCGGCAAGGGATGGACGGCTTTTTCGCCGCACGGCTGAAGAAAATTTAG
- a CDS encoding AAA family ATPase, with protein MPDPRIQKALRALSDNIEQVIVGKKEVIDLAIITLLCRGHLLIEDVPGLGKTMLARAIAGSLSLDFKRVQFTPDLLPSDVTGVSIYNQKSGEFDFRPGPVFTNLLLADEINRATPRTQSSLLESMEERQVTTDGTTRPLPPVFMVVATQNPIELQGTYPLPEAQLDRFFMRVSVGYPARNEEVRVMEMQIREHPIHGIKPVLTEEHVRFMQNAVTEAHIDRSLLAYIVDIVNATRKHPELQVGASPRGSLSLMRAAQAMVLLRGMEFVEPTVIKTLARHVLTHRLIVKPQARLKGLTEAKVVEEILQGIPAPV; from the coding sequence ATGCCCGATCCCCGCATTCAGAAAGCACTCCGCGCCCTCTCGGACAACATCGAACAAGTAATCGTCGGTAAAAAGGAGGTGATCGACCTGGCGATCATTACCCTCCTTTGCCGCGGCCACCTCCTCATCGAGGACGTTCCAGGCCTCGGCAAGACCATGCTTGCCCGTGCCATCGCCGGCTCGTTGTCGCTGGACTTCAAGAGGGTCCAGTTCACCCCCGACCTGCTGCCGTCGGACGTGACCGGCGTCTCCATCTACAACCAGAAGAGCGGCGAGTTCGACTTCCGTCCCGGGCCGGTCTTCACCAACCTCCTCCTGGCGGACGAGATCAACCGGGCGACCCCCCGCACCCAGTCGAGCCTCCTGGAGTCCATGGAGGAGCGGCAGGTGACTACCGATGGCACTACCCGGCCGCTGCCGCCGGTGTTCATGGTGGTAGCCACCCAGAACCCCATCGAACTGCAGGGAACCTATCCGCTCCCAGAGGCTCAGCTCGACCGGTTTTTCATGCGGGTGAGTGTTGGCTATCCGGCCCGTAACGAGGAGGTGCGGGTGATGGAGATGCAGATCCGCGAGCACCCGATCCATGGCATCAAGCCGGTTCTCACCGAAGAACACGTGCGCTTCATGCAGAATGCGGTGACCGAGGCGCATATCGACCGCTCGCTCCTCGCCTACATCGTCGACATCGTCAATGCTACCCGTAAGCACCCGGAACTTCAGGTCGGGGCGAGCCCGCGAGGCTCTCTCTCCCTCATGCGGGCGGCCCAGGCGATGGTTCTCTTGCGCGGCATGGAGTTCGTGGAGCCGACGGTGATCAAGACCCTCGCCCGTCACGTCCTCACCCACCGCTTGATCGTCAAGCCCCAGGCGCGCCTGAAAGGGTTGACCGAGGCCAAGGTGGTGGAGGAGATCCTCCAGGGAATACCTGCCCCGGTATGA
- a CDS encoding transglutaminase TgpA family protein yields MTERIQYPPVYLGIYFLLMTAVTAAMCAVAPPLQAIAYTLFWGGVYGAGLYFCRRFGEDNEERFQQLANGGAGLALVLFFGGFAFSGVETGLILLLLTLQAGRNLVLATRRDLNFACLISLVLLLYAAGKAMEGYFIAFIVLYALAGMFTFMTDHIDARLTHAHGGDRDLLSRRMNLPVKGIGLALLTLALAFGIYLLVPRPPSPRVQAFPASSNWNYDNRHWEEEAKMPRQDGQGQNDDGNGESDMSRRQLVEASQGQVNSSEYGGFQNRFDVAEVGECALRPDTVVLYLQADNPLYARGKVFDTFDGRRWEDSGAGAEKHYNRDGRFTFGAKPQPGDTLQVFTVRQDLPPFIFAAYQPILVSFPGNVIETDGALALRAPARLRKGTIYSVASHLEEVDKHPCSGASMAGDDGWTPDGRYLALYPDISERLRALASDMAKGATDDLGRAKAVEAYLRDNFAYTRDTMGVKWSGNPVEQFLFDLKAGHCELFASSMVVILRTLHIPARLVTGFYVNRYNPVTGYYEVRESDGHAWVEAYLEPHGWVTFEPTSSFELPKRSQRLFVATGLVRYLGDRAENLIRKHRHSWWTQLLQKIWTVLLKLWLALMATLAMMKLACLSLWFWFLRVGWMLILLLLAAAGGGWYLWRYFEPAWRLARLRRARDGDPQRFLRLCYREMERHFAARGVARAPHVTPLEYELLLAKRFKFLSDQVAAITRLFQQAAYGSALVAAADAEEAFRAFEEIQRWKSPTHRDGKFYAEND; encoded by the coding sequence ATGACGGAGCGCATCCAGTACCCCCCCGTTTACCTGGGGATATACTTTCTCCTCATGACTGCCGTGACGGCTGCCATGTGCGCCGTAGCGCCGCCGCTCCAGGCTATTGCCTACACCCTCTTCTGGGGGGGTGTCTATGGCGCCGGCCTCTATTTCTGCCGCAGGTTCGGTGAGGACAACGAGGAGCGATTCCAGCAGCTCGCCAACGGCGGCGCCGGACTCGCCCTTGTTCTCTTTTTCGGCGGCTTCGCCTTTTCCGGCGTCGAGACGGGACTCATCCTGCTGCTCCTCACCCTCCAGGCGGGGCGCAACCTGGTTCTCGCCACCCGCCGCGACCTGAACTTCGCCTGCCTGATTTCCCTCGTTCTCCTCCTCTACGCAGCCGGGAAGGCAATGGAGGGGTACTTCATCGCATTTATCGTTCTCTATGCCCTGGCGGGAATGTTCACCTTCATGACCGATCACATCGATGCCCGCCTCACCCATGCCCATGGCGGGGATCGGGATCTCCTCAGCCGACGGATGAACCTGCCGGTGAAGGGAATCGGCTTGGCGCTACTCACCCTTGCACTCGCTTTCGGTATCTACCTGCTGGTGCCGCGGCCACCGTCACCCCGGGTGCAGGCATTCCCGGCATCGAGTAACTGGAACTACGATAACCGTCACTGGGAAGAAGAGGCAAAGATGCCGCGCCAGGATGGCCAAGGGCAAAACGACGATGGCAACGGGGAGTCCGACATGAGCCGCCGCCAACTGGTCGAAGCATCCCAAGGACAGGTTAACTCTTCCGAGTACGGCGGGTTTCAAAACAGGTTCGACGTCGCGGAAGTCGGGGAGTGCGCCCTCCGCCCCGATACGGTGGTTCTCTATCTCCAGGCGGACAACCCTCTCTATGCAAGGGGCAAGGTATTCGACACCTTTGACGGCCGCCGCTGGGAGGATAGCGGCGCCGGCGCCGAGAAACACTATAACCGGGATGGCCGGTTTACCTTCGGCGCAAAGCCTCAACCCGGCGATACGCTCCAGGTCTTCACCGTACGCCAGGATCTCCCGCCGTTCATCTTCGCCGCCTACCAGCCGATCCTCGTCTCCTTTCCGGGGAACGTGATCGAGACCGACGGCGCCCTTGCCCTGCGCGCTCCTGCCCGGCTCCGCAAGGGAACCATATACTCCGTAGCCTCCCACCTGGAGGAGGTGGACAAGCATCCCTGCAGCGGGGCGTCCATGGCCGGTGATGATGGGTGGACGCCGGACGGCCGTTATCTTGCCCTCTATCCCGATATCTCCGAGCGCTTGCGCGCACTTGCCAGCGACATGGCCAAGGGGGCCACGGATGACCTCGGACGGGCGAAGGCAGTGGAAGCCTACCTGCGGGATAACTTCGCCTATACCCGCGATACCATGGGGGTCAAATGGAGCGGCAATCCTGTGGAGCAGTTTCTCTTCGACCTGAAGGCCGGGCATTGCGAGTTGTTCGCCTCCTCCATGGTGGTCATCCTGCGCACCCTCCACATCCCGGCCCGGCTCGTCACCGGTTTCTACGTCAACCGCTACAACCCGGTCACCGGCTACTACGAGGTGCGGGAGTCGGACGGCCATGCCTGGGTGGAGGCATACCTGGAGCCGCACGGCTGGGTCACTTTCGAGCCGACCTCCAGCTTCGAGCTGCCGAAGCGAAGCCAGCGGCTCTTCGTTGCCACCGGGCTGGTCCGTTATCTGGGCGACCGCGCCGAAAACCTGATCCGCAAGCACCGGCATTCCTGGTGGACACAGCTTCTGCAAAAGATCTGGACGGTACTGCTTAAGCTCTGGCTGGCCCTCATGGCCACCCTCGCAATGATGAAATTGGCCTGTCTTTCCCTCTGGTTCTGGTTTCTCCGGGTGGGGTGGATGCTTATTCTGCTACTCCTCGCCGCCGCTGGCGGGGGCTGGTACCTGTGGCGCTATTTCGAGCCGGCCTGGCGTCTCGCGCGGCTGCGCCGGGCCCGCGATGGGGACCCGCAGCGTTTTCTGCGCCTCTGCTACCGGGAGATGGAGCGGCACTTTGCCGCACGGGGAGTAGCACGGGCACCACATGTCACGCCGCTGGAGTACGAGCTACTCCTCGCCAAGCGCTTTAAATTCCTGTCTGATCAAGTTGCTGCCATTACCCGTCTCTTCCAGCAAGCCGCCTACGGCTCCGCGCTGGTCGCTGCCGCCGATGCGGAGGAGGCATTTCGGGCGTTTGAGGAGATACAGCGGTGGAAGAGTCCAACCCATAGGGATGGGAAATTCTATGCAGAAAATGATTGA
- the cls gene encoding cardiolipin synthase: MDHVLQGLFFCSLTALALLSAGHALLLKRDPRSALGWIIVCLTLPLFGPLLYWSMGVNRISRKARQWLESGRRLAGWENFSPRNTRQAASTLPPEAKYLNELRSLSDRVVSTLLVPGNRLTPLENGESAYPAMLDAINHATHSINLSTYIFDGDPTGRRFVKALKDAAARGVEVRIIIDSLGEKYSRPTARKLLKGSKVRVGRFLPLRQGGYVNLRNHRKILVVDGSRGFTGGMNIGDRHMVKRDSGPPVVKDMHFMVEGQVVSDLQRTFLEDWYFVTGELVKDKRFFPTISPAGGALVRAVSDGPDKEFRKLNWIIMGALSCARERVQIMTPYFIPDRPLISALVTTALRGVEVTLVLPSLNNLPFVHWAGRAYLWELLQQGIKVYYQPPPFVHTKLLLVDNIWSLIGSANLDPRSLRLNFELNLEVYDGELARQLADKFAAAVAESREVTLTEVDNARSIPEKIRDGMAKLFSPYL, encoded by the coding sequence TTGGATCACGTTTTACAGGGACTTTTCTTCTGCTCGCTGACTGCCCTTGCGCTTCTTTCAGCGGGCCACGCCCTGCTGTTGAAGCGGGACCCCCGTTCCGCGCTGGGATGGATCATCGTCTGCCTGACCCTCCCCCTCTTCGGCCCACTGCTCTATTGGAGCATGGGAGTAAACCGCATCTCCCGCAAGGCGCGCCAGTGGCTGGAGAGCGGCCGGCGTCTGGCAGGGTGGGAAAACTTTTCCCCCCGAAATACCCGGCAAGCGGCAAGCACCCTCCCCCCGGAAGCGAAATACCTGAACGAACTCCGCTCCCTCTCCGACCGGGTAGTCAGCACTCTACTCGTTCCGGGCAACCGACTCACACCGCTGGAAAACGGTGAGTCTGCCTATCCCGCCATGCTCGATGCAATAAACCATGCAACCCATTCGATAAACCTGAGCACCTACATATTCGACGGAGACCCGACAGGGCGCAGATTTGTGAAAGCCCTGAAAGACGCTGCGGCAAGAGGCGTGGAGGTGCGCATCATTATCGACAGCCTCGGTGAAAAGTACTCCCGCCCCACCGCGCGCAAACTTCTGAAAGGCTCAAAGGTAAGGGTCGGCCGCTTTCTCCCGCTCCGACAGGGTGGATACGTAAATCTGCGCAACCACCGGAAGATCCTCGTCGTGGACGGCTCAAGGGGCTTTACCGGCGGAATGAACATCGGCGACCGGCATATGGTGAAGAGAGACAGCGGACCACCGGTTGTTAAAGACATGCACTTCATGGTCGAGGGACAGGTGGTAAGCGACCTGCAACGGACCTTTCTAGAAGACTGGTACTTTGTCACCGGCGAACTCGTCAAAGACAAGCGGTTTTTCCCCACCATCTCCCCGGCGGGGGGAGCGCTGGTCAGGGCTGTAAGCGACGGACCGGACAAGGAATTCAGGAAGCTCAACTGGATCATCATGGGGGCGCTTTCCTGCGCCAGAGAGAGGGTGCAGATCATGACCCCCTACTTCATCCCCGACCGTCCGCTGATCTCTGCCCTGGTCACTACCGCACTGCGCGGGGTTGAAGTAACCCTGGTGCTGCCGTCGCTGAACAACCTCCCCTTTGTCCACTGGGCCGGCAGGGCTTACCTCTGGGAGCTCCTGCAGCAGGGCATAAAAGTCTATTATCAGCCGCCACCTTTCGTCCATACCAAGCTGCTATTGGTGGACAACATCTGGAGTCTGATCGGCTCGGCAAACCTGGACCCGCGCAGCCTGAGGCTGAACTTCGAGCTTAACCTGGAGGTGTATGACGGGGAGCTTGCGCGGCAACTGGCGGACAAATTTGCCGCGGCTGTGGCTGAATCAAGGGAAGTCACGCTCACCGAGGTCGATAACGCCAGGAGCATTCCGGAAAAGATCCGGGACGGGATGGCAAAACTCTTCTCCCCCTACCTGTAA
- a CDS encoding adenosylcobalamin-dependent ribonucleoside-diphosphate reductase: protein MELSENALKVLRARYLLKDEQGRVIESPREMFGRIARSVAEAEKFYGDRACYWEERFYELLSSLRFLPNSPTIMNAGKSPGQLAACFVLPVEDSMPGIFDTLKNAALILQSGGGTGFSFSRLRPKADIVRSTGGIASGPVSFMKIYNTATDVIKQGGARRGANMGILRIDHPDVLEFIRVKRDAKELANFNISLAITDAYMEALRADGEYQLVNPRTGKSAGRLRAGEVFGEIVASAWETGDPGLVFIDRLNRANPTPAAGSFESTNPCGEQPLLPYEACVLGSLNLAAHVKGGVIDYDALGRDVAVAVRFLDDTIDVNSYPLPAIERMHKGNRKIGLGVMGWADMLVLLGIPYDHEKAFRLAREVMRFIRDASREASCALAKERGVFPNFAGSIYDAPHMPRLRNATTTTIAPTGTLSTIADCSSGIEPLFALAYKRFVLDSELVEINKYFLQMAKEQGFYSVELFQEVMRRGNLRQVKGIPSRVKRLFRTALEILPEHHIEMQAAFQEYTDNAVSKTINLPNRAKKEDVARAYLLAYEKGCKGITVFRYGARRGTLVKFADTD from the coding sequence ATGGAGCTTTCAGAGAACGCCCTAAAAGTGCTGAGGGCCCGTTACCTGCTGAAGGATGAACAAGGAAGGGTCATCGAGTCTCCCAGGGAAATGTTCGGCCGCATAGCCCGCAGCGTCGCAGAGGCGGAAAAATTTTACGGCGACAGGGCATGTTACTGGGAAGAACGGTTTTATGAGCTGCTCTCTTCCCTGAGGTTCCTTCCCAATTCGCCGACGATCATGAACGCCGGGAAATCACCCGGGCAACTGGCCGCCTGCTTTGTCCTCCCTGTGGAAGACTCCATGCCGGGAATCTTCGATACCCTGAAAAACGCCGCGCTGATTCTCCAGAGCGGCGGCGGCACCGGCTTTTCCTTTTCCCGCCTACGTCCCAAGGCCGATATCGTCCGTTCCACCGGCGGCATCGCCAGCGGCCCGGTTTCCTTCATGAAGATCTACAACACGGCCACTGACGTGATAAAGCAGGGGGGGGCGCGGCGCGGCGCAAACATGGGGATACTGCGCATCGACCATCCCGATGTGCTGGAGTTCATCCGGGTCAAGAGGGATGCAAAGGAGCTCGCCAATTTCAACATCTCGCTGGCAATAACCGATGCCTACATGGAGGCGTTGCGGGCAGACGGGGAATATCAGCTCGTCAATCCCCGGACAGGGAAGAGTGCAGGGCGTCTGCGGGCAGGGGAGGTCTTCGGCGAGATCGTTGCAAGCGCCTGGGAAACCGGGGATCCCGGACTGGTCTTCATCGACCGGCTCAACCGGGCCAATCCCACGCCTGCGGCCGGCAGTTTCGAAAGCACCAACCCCTGCGGCGAACAGCCGCTCCTCCCCTATGAGGCGTGCGTCCTCGGCTCCCTCAATCTGGCTGCCCATGTGAAGGGCGGCGTCATCGACTATGATGCCCTGGGAAGAGACGTGGCTGTTGCGGTGCGCTTCCTCGACGATACCATCGACGTTAACAGCTACCCCCTGCCGGCCATTGAACGGATGCACAAGGGGAACCGGAAGATAGGCCTGGGGGTGATGGGATGGGCGGACATGCTGGTCCTGCTCGGAATCCCCTATGACCACGAGAAGGCATTCAGGCTTGCGCGGGAGGTGATGCGCTTCATCCGGGACGCATCCAGGGAGGCCTCCTGCGCCCTGGCCAAGGAACGTGGCGTCTTCCCCAATTTCGCCGGCTCAATTTACGATGCGCCGCACATGCCCCGGCTGCGCAACGCCACCACAACCACCATCGCCCCTACCGGGACCCTCTCCACCATCGCCGACTGCTCAAGCGGCATCGAGCCTCTCTTCGCCCTTGCCTACAAGCGTTTTGTCCTGGATAGCGAGTTGGTCGAGATTAACAAATATTTCCTGCAAATGGCAAAAGAGCAGGGTTTTTACTCCGTTGAGCTGTTTCAGGAAGTGATGCGACGGGGGAACCTGCGCCAGGTAAAGGGAATTCCCTCCCGGGTGAAAAGGCTTTTCCGGACGGCGCTGGAAATCCTTCCCGAACACCACATCGAGATGCAGGCCGCCTTTCAGGAATATACCGACAACGCCGTCTCCAAGACCATCAACCTGCCCAACCGCGCCAAGAAAGAGGATGTGGCGCGCGCCTACCTGCTCGCCTACGAAAAAGGGTGCAAGGGGATCACCGTCTTCCGCTACGGCGCCAGGCGCGGGACCCTGGTCAAGTTTGCCGATACGGACTGA
- a CDS encoding DUF5684 domain-containing protein → MEALLRNMVLIMFVWLMLAGVCLGKQVYMTDGGIIDCESIWRRGGQVIVKVNRDIVVDFERSEIDLKRTFPEAKKNPHRVLRKKTARAVVPPSATALAAAAPTIPVTAAPPAPAANPVRPQAAAPALAAKPVPSPAPAPAPEAKEPVQPESAQSASADPSLPPDKAEMERRSRQAAEMMAEAIQKKDPELLKKAIEAQKSAMPQNRAETAGRSLRYLLLLLAVSLLIVVSMWVVFEKAGQSGVLSIIPIYNMYVLMEISGKPGWWLVLLFIPVVGFVFLLLAMLALAEKFGRGALFGLGLFFLPMFFFPMLAFGGSQYEG, encoded by the coding sequence ATGGAAGCATTATTGCGGAATATGGTTCTGATAATGTTTGTGTGGCTGATGCTGGCGGGGGTCTGCCTTGGCAAGCAGGTCTATATGACGGATGGCGGCATCATAGATTGCGAATCCATCTGGCGGCGGGGCGGCCAGGTTATTGTCAAGGTGAACCGGGACATTGTCGTCGATTTTGAACGGAGCGAAATAGATTTAAAACGGACCTTCCCCGAAGCCAAGAAAAACCCCCATCGCGTCCTACGAAAAAAAACTGCCCGCGCTGTTGTGCCACCCAGCGCTACGGCACTGGCTGCCGCAGCGCCAACGATTCCCGTTACGGCGGCGCCTCCTGCGCCAGCAGCAAATCCGGTCCGGCCACAAGCAGCTGCTCCGGCACTCGCAGCAAAACCGGTTCCGTCTCCTGCTCCCGCCCCCGCGCCGGAGGCGAAAGAACCAGTTCAGCCTGAATCGGCTCAATCCGCTTCCGCAGATCCTTCTTTGCCCCCTGACAAAGCAGAGATGGAGCGTCGGAGTCGGCAAGCTGCGGAAATGATGGCCGAGGCAATACAGAAGAAAGATCCCGAACTGTTAAAAAAGGCCATTGAGGCTCAGAAGAGCGCCATGCCGCAAAACAGGGCAGAAACTGCGGGAAGGAGCCTCAGATACCTGCTCCTCCTGCTGGCCGTTTCCCTCCTGATTGTTGTTTCCATGTGGGTCGTATTCGAAAAGGCAGGTCAATCAGGCGTTCTAAGCATTATACCGATTTACAACATGTACGTCCTGATGGAAATATCCGGCAAGCCCGGATGGTGGCTGGTCCTGCTGTTCATCCCCGTTGTCGGCTTTGTGTTCCTTCTCCTGGCCATGCTCGCTCTGGCCGAAAAATTTGGCAGAGGCGCATTGTTCGGCCTTGGGCTATTCTTTTTGCCGATGTTCTTTTTCCCGATGCTTGCCTTTGGCGGTTCGCAGTATGAGGGGTAA
- a CDS encoding DUF58 domain-containing protein, translated as MSGLERLLTRRNALLVLAAVFFLIAWNREVNLLYGMFALVSATVIVAVILPRFALKGIEVCRMLPTAAFEGEEIEVCVTMANRGRASRFMVEAVDAVPAAAPHEREPLVFAGRLVGRAQRNFSYRLVCYKRGLYTVGPLRLRSAYPLGIAWSEREGDPSLHTLLVYPFMFEIASFPLIATGTLVTSGMESLARAGGSDDFFGTREYRQGDSLRHIHWPSTARHDRLIVKEFEVRVSAETTLLLDLHRDADVGEERESTLEYGVRIVASVAGYALERGHTVQLAGFGKGSHVVPPGRGRHHLAQLLDALARVESDGRIPYHEAIVRAADLMRDGSTAVLFFSGGESLEDYLYPLGLLRAKRVRPVAVFFDRASFSGEFSFSRPAEDPLPRELFAMGAPVYFVARGSDLREVFA; from the coding sequence ATGAGCGGATTGGAACGCTTGCTCACCCGGCGCAACGCCCTTCTCGTCCTGGCGGCGGTATTCTTCCTCATCGCCTGGAACCGGGAGGTGAACCTCCTCTACGGCATGTTCGCCCTGGTTAGCGCCACCGTCATCGTTGCCGTCATTCTCCCCCGTTTTGCCCTCAAAGGTATCGAGGTGTGCCGCATGCTTCCGACCGCGGCATTCGAGGGGGAGGAGATCGAGGTCTGCGTCACCATGGCCAACCGGGGACGGGCCTCACGCTTCATGGTGGAGGCAGTGGATGCCGTTCCCGCCGCCGCTCCCCACGAGCGGGAGCCGCTGGTCTTTGCCGGCAGGCTGGTGGGGCGGGCGCAGCGCAATTTCAGCTACCGGCTTGTCTGCTACAAACGTGGCCTTTATACGGTCGGTCCGCTCCGGCTCCGCTCCGCCTATCCCTTGGGAATAGCCTGGTCGGAGCGGGAAGGGGACCCGTCCCTCCACACCCTCCTCGTCTATCCGTTCATGTTCGAGATCGCCTCCTTTCCCCTCATTGCGACTGGAACCCTCGTGACGAGCGGCATGGAGTCCCTGGCACGGGCGGGGGGGAGTGACGACTTCTTCGGCACGCGCGAGTACCGCCAGGGGGACAGTCTGCGCCATATCCACTGGCCCTCCACGGCACGACATGACCGGCTCATCGTCAAAGAGTTCGAGGTACGCGTTTCGGCGGAGACGACCCTTCTTCTCGATCTCCACCGTGATGCTGATGTGGGGGAGGAGCGGGAATCGACCCTGGAATACGGGGTGCGGATCGTCGCATCCGTTGCCGGCTATGCCCTGGAAAGGGGGCATACGGTGCAGCTGGCCGGCTTTGGCAAGGGGTCCCATGTGGTCCCGCCGGGGAGAGGCAGGCACCACCTGGCACAGCTGCTCGATGCGCTGGCTCGGGTGGAAAGCGATGGCCGTATTCCCTACCATGAAGCCATCGTCCGCGCTGCCGACCTTATGCGGGACGGGAGCACGGCGGTCCTCTTTTTCTCCGGCGGCGAATCGCTCGAAGATTATCTCTATCCCCTCGGTCTTCTTCGGGCAAAACGGGTGCGGCCGGTGGCGGTCTTCTTCGACCGGGCGAGCTTCTCCGGCGAATTCTCTTTCTCCCGGCCGGCAGAAGATCCGCTCCCCCGGGAGCTCTTCGCCATGGGGGCACCGGTCTATTTCGTGGCCAGGGGCAGCGATCTGCGGGAGGTGTTTGCATGA